A genomic stretch from Armatimonadia bacterium includes:
- a CDS encoding uroporphyrinogen decarboxylase family protein: MTSRERLLTVLRGGIPDCVPVAPDFSNMIPARLTGKPFWDLYLYNDPPIWEAYIACAKHFNIDSLMDGYAPLVFPEDQPSGPPWERYIIYRSAERIITQSCRRENGKRIWLPVVDVYYVADSPTRNVPVERLGLPPEPERFEPLEGVKPVDTSPEGFKRVKERMGDQGLVGVPVIGTCALGSPEAIYRYYDNPDQHEQWAKDRIEAGERRFGQIMSMDVKPDFLCVGGSGTLVFQTVEILRQLALPAVKRVVELATEHGMMTHIHSCGPERELVKIMAEETNLTVIDPLEIPPMGDCDLAELKRLYGHKITLKGNLHTTEVMLRGTPETVAAASRKAIDDAAEGGRFILSTGDQCGRDTPVENLHTMIETARTYGRH; this comes from the coding sequence ATGACATCTCGTGAGAGGCTGCTGACCGTTCTGCGGGGAGGTATCCCCGACTGTGTCCCGGTGGCGCCGGACTTCTCAAACATGATTCCGGCGCGGCTGACAGGCAAGCCCTTCTGGGACCTGTACCTGTACAACGACCCGCCCATCTGGGAGGCGTACATCGCGTGCGCCAAGCACTTCAATATCGACTCGCTGATGGACGGGTACGCTCCACTCGTCTTCCCGGAGGATCAGCCCAGTGGCCCACCCTGGGAACGGTACATCATCTACCGCAGCGCTGAGCGGATCATCACGCAGAGCTGCCGACGCGAGAACGGCAAGCGGATCTGGCTGCCCGTGGTGGATGTGTACTACGTGGCCGACTCACCGACGCGGAATGTGCCGGTGGAGCGCCTGGGCCTGCCACCGGAGCCAGAGCGTTTCGAACCGCTGGAGGGAGTCAAGCCCGTCGACACCAGCCCGGAAGGCTTCAAGCGGGTCAAGGAGAGGATGGGCGACCAGGGGCTGGTCGGCGTGCCCGTGATCGGCACCTGCGCCCTTGGGAGCCCCGAGGCGATCTACCGCTACTACGACAACCCCGACCAGCATGAGCAGTGGGCCAAGGACCGCATCGAGGCGGGAGAGAGGCGCTTTGGGCAGATCATGTCCATGGACGTGAAGCCCGACTTCCTGTGTGTGGGCGGCTCGGGCACGCTGGTCTTTCAGACGGTCGAGATCCTGCGCCAACTGGCTCTGCCCGCCGTGAAGCGGGTCGTTGAGCTGGCCACTGAGCACGGGATGATGACCCACATCCACTCCTGCGGACCGGAGCGCGAGCTGGTTAAGATCATGGCCGAGGAGACGAACCTGACCGTGATCGACCCGCTCGAGATTCCGCCCATGGGTGACTGTGACCTGGCGGAGCTCAAGCGGCTCTACGGGCACAAGATCACGCTGAAGGGGAACCTGCACACCACCGAGGTGATGCTGCGAGGAACGCCCGAGACCGTCGCAGCGGCCTCGCGCAAGGCCATCGATGACGCGGCCGAGGGTGGACGCTTCATCCTCTCCACCGGCGATCAGTGTGGCCGCGACACGCCCGTCGAGAACCTGCACACCATGATCGAGACAGCGCGCACCTACGGCCGGCACTGA